TTGCAGAAGATGTCTTTTGAGATAACCCCGGTGTACTCTATATTCATTATGAAATTTTTTAACAAATTATTGCTTATTTTTTTTTATTTTTTATGGGTAAACTATTGCTGAAGGTGGGGGTATACTTTATTCTTTATTATTACTGTAAATCCTTTCCCATCTTTTATATTCTTCAAGAAATCTATCTTCTGCTATGCTTTTTTGTATGCCTTCAATAAATTGCTTCATAAAATATAAATTATGGTAGGTATTGTAAATAAGGGCTGCTATCTCATTCATTTTATAAATATGACGCAGATAGGCTCTGGTAAATGTACGGCATACATAACACTGGCAATTTTCATCAAGTGGACCAAAATCCTGTGCATATATACCCGACTTGATGTTAACCCGCCCTTGTGATGTAAAGAGTGCCCCATTACGGGCAATCCGGGTTGGCATTACGCAGTCAAACATGTCCACACCATGTTTAATGGCTTCAAGGATTTCTAAAGGGCTGCCTACACCCATCATGTAGCGGGGTTTGTCCCATGGCAAAAAGGGTACGGTAAGAGCTGTTATTTCTGCATATTCACTTTTTGGCTCACCCACGGATAGTCCACCAATAGCATAGCCTGAGAAATTAAACTCCAGTAGAGCTTCAATACAAAATTTCCGTAAATCAGGGAAGGTGCTGCCCTGAACTATAGCAAAGAGTGCCTGCCTGTTTGTATCAAACGAACTTTTCCAGTAGTTAAATGAAATTGATGCCCAGTGCAGCGTCCTGTCAACTGCCTTTTGTGCAGCATGGTGTGTTGAAGGGTATTCAACACATTCATCTAAAACCATCATAATATCCGAACCAATAATCCTCTGTATATCCAGAACCTTCTGGGGGCTGAAAAAATGTTTGGAACCATCAATATGTGATTTAAACTCCACACCATTATCATGTACCTTGCGTAAATCTGCCAATGAAAACACCTGAAACCCACCTGAATCGGTTAATATGGGTTTGTGATAGTTCATAAAATTATGAAGACCGCCCACCTCATTGAGTAGTTCAATACCGGGACGAATATACAAGTGGTATGTATTGGACAGAATTATTTCAAATCCAATTTCTTCAATATCACGGATTGTTAATGCGCGGATAGCACCCCGCGTGGCAACAGGCATAAAGACGGGAGTGTGCACAGCACCATGGTGAGTGTGGATAATAGCTATGCGTGCCTGTGTATCACGATCTTTTTTAATAATCTCAAAATGCATTGCTATAGCCTGTAATAGTGTTATGGTTGCAAAAATTCCGGTTTTGAAAAGTCGGGATGGGGATAGGTATAAAATCCCCGGCCAGTTTTTGTTCCCAGAAAACCTTTGTCAATATAACCCTGTAAAAATGCAGCATTCTTTTGACCCTGTTTATCATTTAACAAATCTGCCCAGTATTTTGTTACTTTGTATACTGTATCAAGCCCAATACTGTCCATTATGCCAAAAGGACCAATAGGTGTGCCCATAACACCCATAAAACTTCTATCAATATCATAGATTGAGGCTACCTCATTGGCTGCCAGTGTCAGAGCAGAGCTTATTAACGTCATAAGCATAGTATTGAAGACATACCCGTGGTTTTCTTTTTTTAACACAATGGGGATCTGTCCTAATTTTTTTGCAAAAGCGATAGTTACCTCTAAAGCTTCTTTGCTCGTGTTTGGATGTGGCATGACATCAACAATCTTTGTTGTTCTGACATCGTGAAAATGGAATGCTAAAAATCTATCAGGCCTGCCGGTTTCTTTTGCAATTTGAGATGGCACCAGCGACGAAGTGTTGGTTGTAAATATAGCGTGCTGCGGGCATAGAGCGTTAAAATCACTGAATATTTTTGCTTTTAATGCTGGGTCTTCAGGAACTGATTCGCTTACAAAATCAACATTATAAGCTGCTTTTGAAGCATCAGTAAAATAATGCATCAATGGCAATCCGCCAGAAGCATTTTTTACATTATGTTTTTCAAACCATTCGGATAGCTTCACAATTCTTTCCCGGGCACGTTGGAGAGCATCTTCCTTTACATCATACATATGTACTGTATAACCATGCAGAGCGCATAAAAAACCTATCTGCTGGCCCATAGTCCCGGAGCCAATAATTAAAATGGTTTTAATGGTGTCAGCATCCATACTTTCCTCCTGAAAGATTACTGTATAGTAACTATCGCATAAATACAAATGTAAAAAAACAATGGTTATAACAAAAGTGTTTTTATGTTCGTCAACTATTATATAATAAAAAAAAGGGGCATAAAGCCCCTTACTGTATCATTTCCATACGTGTATAGTTACATTATTTAAAAGGTACTCTGATGGCATCAACACCAACCTTATAACCACCTGATACAGTGACATATCCTTTATAAAGGTCCGTGGTGTCAGTAATCTTTGCCATGAACCAGTTTTCATTCCTTGCTTCATCTTTATTTTTTGGTGGCATTGCAATATTATTTTGATAATTACCGTCAAACATAATCACTATAGCACCTATTTTGATATCTGCACTGGTTGCTATCCTGGACTTCCAGTAATATTTTGTCCAGATTTCTTTACCATCCTGAACCTTCATAAATTGCCCCTCATATTTGGTCTGGGCTGTTGGTGCAGTGATAACTTTAGCTATATACACATATATCCACCCCTGATTTGGGAATTCACGGTCAGCAATAAAATAATCTGATGGTTGAATATAATGTGCATCAGCATCTGAAGGGACATAGTCACTGGAAGATTTTGTTTTCTGAGTCGTTTTTGTTTCAGTTGATTTTGTTGTTAAACTGTCAAGCGCTGCATCAGTAACTCTGCCCTTTATTGTATCACTGAGATAATTTGAGTCACTCTGGCAACCTGAAATGGCTACCAATAATAAACCAGCTAAAAGAAATATAAACGTTCTTTTCATAAAGTTGCTCCTTATTAAATTATTTTATAATTAGACGTACATTGTCTTTATCGATTTTATAACCGCCTGACACAGTGATGTAACCTTTATACAGATCAGACATATCGGTTATCTTTGCCATGAACCATGATCCATTGCGGGCATTATCCTTATCTTCTGGTGCATGGTACACATCATCTTTCACATTGTCATTAAAGCAAATAACAACAGTACCAACCTTACACTCAGCCACAGTTGCAATTCTTGTTTTCCAGAAATGCTTTGTCCACAACTCTTCCCCTTCACGAACTGTCATAAACTGAGCTTCATTTTTTGTTTCCGGTTTTGCAGGCGTTAATATTTTTGCAAGCTCTACATAAATCCACCCCTGTTTGTAAGGCTCCTTGGAAACAAAATAGTCATCATCTTGAATGAAGTGTGCATCATCAAGAGCAAATACAACAAATGGTAATAAAAAACACAAAACAATCGCAATAGTAAAAATTTTGCGATACATATACGACCTCCTTTGATTATAAATATACACTTTATAACAAGCTGGCAGGTGCTAATGTCAAGGTGCAATAAAGTGTTTGTA
This Spirochaetota bacterium DNA region includes the following protein-coding sequences:
- the tgt gene encoding tRNA guanosine(34) transglycosylase Tgt — translated: MHFEIIKKDRDTQARIAIIHTHHGAVHTPVFMPVATRGAIRALTIRDIEEIGFEIILSNTYHLYIRPGIELLNEVGGLHNFMNYHKPILTDSGGFQVFSLADLRKVHDNGVEFKSHIDGSKHFFSPQKVLDIQRIIGSDIMMVLDECVEYPSTHHAAQKAVDRTLHWASISFNYWKSSFDTNRQALFAIVQGSTFPDLRKFCIEALLEFNFSGYAIGGLSVGEPKSEYAEITALTVPFLPWDKPRYMMGVGSPLEILEAIKHGVDMFDCVMPTRIARNGALFTSQGRVNIKSGIYAQDFGPLDENCQCYVCRTFTRAYLRHIYKMNEIAALIYNTYHNLYFMKQFIEGIQKSIAEDRFLEEYKRWERIYSNNKE
- a CDS encoding 3-hydroxyacyl-CoA dehydrogenase; translated protein: MDADTIKTILIIGSGTMGQQIGFLCALHGYTVHMYDVKEDALQRARERIVKLSEWFEKHNVKNASGGLPLMHYFTDASKAAYNVDFVSESVPEDPALKAKIFSDFNALCPQHAIFTTNTSSLVPSQIAKETGRPDRFLAFHFHDVRTTKIVDVMPHPNTSKEALEVTIAFAKKLGQIPIVLKKENHGYVFNTMLMTLISSALTLAANEVASIYDIDRSFMGVMGTPIGPFGIMDSIGLDTVYKVTKYWADLLNDKQGQKNAAFLQGYIDKGFLGTKTGRGFYTYPHPDFSKPEFLQP